In Actinoplanes derwentensis, the following proteins share a genomic window:
- a CDS encoding DUF6879 family protein has translation MRLLLGRSFDGLFREFERTAFHLEVRDVYHAPEEAVPFQRFLDAEPDDFAWQRPWLELVREVTDAGRSVRRLRVVPVPHRDYTRWLLSISGNNVDAGEEIRWLDRTATAGLTVGTDDFWLFDDRRVVFSLFEPDGSFSGGAVTEDPEIVRYCARARTSLWAAGIPHDVYLARQAVTG, from the coding sequence ATGCGGTTACTGCTGGGTAGGTCGTTCGACGGGCTGTTTCGGGAGTTCGAGCGGACCGCGTTCCATCTGGAGGTGCGCGACGTCTACCACGCCCCGGAGGAGGCGGTGCCGTTCCAGCGATTCCTGGACGCCGAACCGGACGACTTCGCCTGGCAGCGGCCCTGGCTGGAGCTGGTGCGGGAAGTGACCGACGCAGGGCGCAGCGTGCGGCGGCTGCGGGTGGTGCCGGTGCCGCATCGGGACTACACCCGGTGGCTGCTGAGCATCTCCGGCAACAACGTGGACGCCGGTGAGGAGATCCGCTGGCTGGACCGGACCGCGACGGCCGGGCTGACCGTCGGCACCGACGACTTCTGGCTGTTCGACGACCGGCGGGTGGTGTTCAGCCTGTTCGAGCCGGACGGGTCGTTCTCCGGCGGTGCCGTCACCGAGGATCCGGAGATCGTCCGGTACTGCGCGCGGGCCCGGACGTCGCTGTGGGCGGCCGGGATCCCGCACGACGTCTATCTGGCCAGACAGGCCGTCACTGGTTGA
- a CDS encoding acyl-CoA dehydrogenase family protein: MEFWLDLNEEQRELRDWVHGFAESVIRPAAAEWDEREETPWPIIQEAAKIGLYGFEFLANTWSDISGLSLPITNEELFWGDGGIGMAISGTSLAVASIYGSGTPEQMVEWIPQCFGDPADPKLGAFCSTEPEAGSDVAAIRTRAIHHEATDEWVLSGQKAYATNGGIANVHVVTASVDPSLGSRGQAAFVVPPGTTGLAATRKLKKLGLRASHTADVFLDDVRLPGSCLLGGKEALDQRLARAREGQRRSGQAAMRTFELSRPAVGAQALGIARAAYEYALEYAKNRVQFGRAIIENQAVAFALADMRTEIDAARLLVWRAAWMGRNDKPFTAGEGSMSKLKAGEVAVSVTEKAIQILGGAGYLREHPVERMFRDAKIYTIFEGTSEIQRLVIARAISGVQIR; the protein is encoded by the coding sequence GTGGAGTTCTGGCTCGATCTCAATGAGGAGCAGCGCGAGCTGCGGGACTGGGTGCACGGCTTCGCCGAGTCGGTGATCCGGCCGGCCGCCGCGGAGTGGGACGAGCGGGAGGAGACTCCCTGGCCGATCATTCAAGAGGCGGCCAAGATCGGGCTGTACGGGTTCGAGTTCCTCGCCAACACCTGGTCGGACATCAGCGGGCTGAGCCTGCCGATCACCAACGAGGAGTTGTTCTGGGGGGACGGCGGGATCGGGATGGCGATCTCCGGCACGTCCCTGGCGGTGGCGTCGATCTACGGCTCGGGCACGCCGGAACAGATGGTCGAGTGGATTCCGCAGTGTTTCGGCGATCCGGCCGATCCGAAGCTCGGCGCGTTCTGCAGCACCGAGCCGGAGGCCGGTTCCGATGTGGCGGCGATCCGGACCCGGGCGATTCATCACGAGGCGACCGACGAGTGGGTGCTGAGCGGGCAGAAGGCGTACGCCACCAACGGCGGGATCGCGAACGTGCACGTGGTCACCGCCAGTGTGGATCCGTCGCTGGGGTCGCGCGGGCAGGCGGCGTTCGTGGTGCCGCCGGGCACGACAGGGCTGGCGGCGACCCGGAAGCTGAAGAAGCTGGGTCTGCGCGCGTCGCATACCGCGGACGTGTTCCTCGACGACGTACGGCTGCCGGGAAGTTGTCTTCTGGGTGGTAAAGAGGCCCTGGACCAGCGGCTGGCCCGGGCCCGGGAGGGGCAGCGCCGGTCCGGCCAGGCGGCGATGCGCACGTTCGAGCTGTCCCGCCCGGCGGTCGGCGCACAGGCGCTGGGTATCGCGCGGGCGGCGTACGAGTACGCCCTGGAGTACGCGAAGAACCGGGTCCAGTTCGGCCGGGCGATCATCGAGAACCAGGCGGTGGCGTTCGCGCTGGCCGACATGCGGACCGAGATCGACGCGGCCCGGCTGCTGGTGTGGCGGGCGGCGTGGATGGGCCGCAACGACAAGCCGTTCACCGCCGGGGAGGGTTCGATGTCGAAGCTGAAGGCCGGTGAGGTGGCGGTGTCGGTGACCGAGAAGGCGATCCAGATCCTGGGTGGTGCCGGTTACCTGCGGGAGCACCCGGTGGAGCGGATGTTCCGGGACGCCAAGATCTACACCATTTTCGAGGGCACGTCGGAGATCCAGCGTCTCGTCATCGCCCGCGCGATCTCCGGTGTGCAGATCCGCTGA
- a CDS encoding MaoC family dehydratase: protein MVAVVEVSAGPRTTVAYARAALGLLPGLRPSGSGTLPDVEILHRGVTVDRGHLAAYDRICGFRLTDLLPATYPHVLAFPLAMRLMSDPGFPLPLIGLIHITNRITVHRPIDAGATLDLTVRAAALRDHARGRQFDVTTTATVNGAEVWRGVSTYLHLDGSSTAPAPTAAAPAFPAPGGSVWRIPARTGTDYAAISGDRNPIHTSRLGARAFGFPRPIAHGMWSKARCLAALEGRLPDTYTVDVAFKKPIPLPARVRFHSTQEGATRTFSLGSEGPHLAGVVTP, encoded by the coding sequence ATGGTCGCGGTCGTCGAGGTCAGCGCCGGGCCCCGGACGACGGTGGCGTACGCCCGGGCCGCTCTCGGCCTGCTCCCCGGCTTGCGGCCCAGCGGCTCCGGGACACTGCCGGACGTCGAGATACTGCACCGGGGCGTCACCGTCGACCGGGGACATCTGGCGGCGTACGACCGGATCTGCGGTTTCCGCCTCACCGACCTGCTGCCCGCGACCTATCCGCACGTCCTGGCGTTCCCGCTGGCCATGCGCCTGATGTCCGACCCGGGCTTCCCCCTGCCCCTGATCGGCCTGATCCACATCACCAACCGGATCACGGTCCACCGCCCGATCGACGCCGGCGCCACGCTGGACCTGACGGTCCGGGCCGCAGCGCTGCGCGACCATGCCCGGGGCCGCCAGTTCGACGTGACCACCACCGCCACCGTCAACGGCGCCGAGGTGTGGCGCGGCGTCTCCACCTACTTGCACCTCGACGGTTCATCCACCGCCCCCGCTCCCACTGCCGCCGCTCCGGCTTTCCCCGCGCCCGGCGGCAGCGTCTGGCGGATACCGGCCCGCACCGGCACCGACTACGCCGCGATCTCCGGCGACCGCAACCCGATCCACACGTCCCGGCTGGGCGCCCGCGCGTTCGGTTTCCCCCGCCCCATCGCCCACGGCATGTGGTCCAAGGCCCGCTGCCTGGCCGCCTTGGAGGGCCGCCTGCCGGACACTTACACGGTGGACGTCGCCTTCAAGAAGCCCATCCCGCTACCCGCGAGAGTGCGATTCCACAGCACCCAGGAAGGCGCGACGCGGACCTTCTCCCTGGGATCGGAGGGCCCCCACCTTGCTGGAGTCGTCACGCCCTGA
- a CDS encoding 3-oxoacyl-ACP reductase, whose protein sequence is MADRYANFANSGLGRTMVKRLGLPDPPRLRRHHAGDPLVTGPVLLGAAAGGRLSGPVGKLLAEAGVKVTDQTPDGVRVSALVLDATGIVDSSGLRGLYDFFHPYARSLEASGRVIVLGTPPETIVSPQEATAQRSLEGLTRSIGKEFGHGVTAQLVYVAPGGEQAVESTLRFLLSGRSAYVSGQVIRVAAGDAPVPADWGRPLDGKLALVTGAARGIGAAIARVLARDGAEVIALDVPAAGDALADVANATRGRALQLDLTGPESAKRLAGYLAAGPRGGVDIVVHNAGITRDKTIARMSADRWDSVIGVNLSAPERVNEILLERGLIPSGGRIVGVASIAGIAGNRGQTNYATSKAGVIGLVQSYAPLLAERGITINAVAPGFIETAMTAKIPVGLREAGRRLNSLSQGGLPIDVAETIAWFASPGSATINGNVVRVCGQSLLGA, encoded by the coding sequence ATGGCTGACAGGTACGCGAACTTCGCCAACTCCGGTCTCGGCCGGACCATGGTCAAGCGCCTCGGGCTGCCTGATCCGCCCCGACTGCGCCGGCACCACGCCGGAGATCCACTGGTCACCGGCCCGGTGCTGCTGGGTGCGGCAGCGGGCGGGCGGCTGTCCGGGCCGGTCGGCAAGCTGCTGGCCGAGGCGGGGGTCAAGGTCACCGACCAGACCCCTGATGGGGTACGGGTGAGCGCGCTCGTGCTGGACGCCACCGGCATCGTGGACTCCAGCGGGCTGCGCGGTCTCTACGACTTCTTCCACCCGTACGCCCGCTCGCTGGAAGCCTCCGGCCGGGTGATCGTGCTCGGCACACCTCCCGAGACCATCGTTTCGCCGCAGGAGGCGACCGCGCAGCGGAGCCTGGAGGGGCTGACCCGCAGCATCGGCAAGGAGTTCGGGCACGGGGTGACCGCCCAGCTCGTCTACGTGGCGCCCGGCGGTGAGCAGGCCGTCGAGTCGACGCTGCGGTTCCTGCTCAGCGGCCGGTCGGCCTACGTGTCCGGGCAGGTCATCCGGGTCGCCGCCGGTGACGCCCCGGTCCCCGCCGACTGGGGGCGCCCCCTGGACGGCAAGCTCGCCCTGGTCACCGGCGCCGCCCGCGGGATCGGCGCGGCCATCGCCCGGGTGCTGGCCCGCGACGGCGCCGAAGTGATCGCCCTGGACGTGCCGGCCGCCGGTGACGCGCTCGCCGACGTCGCCAACGCGACCCGCGGCCGGGCCCTGCAACTCGACCTGACCGGTCCCGAGTCGGCGAAACGCCTGGCCGGTTATCTGGCCGCGGGCCCGCGCGGCGGTGTCGACATCGTCGTCCACAACGCCGGCATCACCCGCGACAAGACGATCGCCCGGATGTCCGCCGACCGGTGGGACTCGGTGATCGGCGTCAACCTGTCCGCTCCCGAACGGGTCAACGAGATACTGCTGGAACGTGGCCTGATCCCGTCCGGCGGCCGCATCGTCGGCGTCGCGTCGATCGCCGGCATCGCCGGGAACCGGGGCCAGACCAACTACGCCACCAGCAAAGCCGGCGTGATCGGGCTCGTCCAGTCCTACGCGCCGCTGCTGGCCGAACGGGGCATCACCATCAACGCGGTCGCGCCCGGTTTCATCGAGACGGCGATGACCGCGAAGATTCCGGTCGGCCTGCGCGAGGCCGGCCGCCGCCTGAACAGCCTGTCCCAGGGCGGGCTGCCGATCGACGTGGCCGAGACGATCGCCTGGTTCGCGTCACCCGGCTCCGCCACGATCAACGGCAACGTGGTCCGGGTCTGCGGCCAGAGCCTGCTGGGGGCCTGA
- a CDS encoding acetyl-CoA C-acetyltransferase, with protein sequence MPNVRRVAVLGGNRIPFARSNSRYAEASNQDMLTAALDGLVARFGLSGEQLGEVVAGAVLKHSRDFNLTRETVLGSRLDPRTPAYDIQQACGTGLEAAILVANKIALGQIDSGVAGGVDTTSDAPLQLNEDMRRALLELGRARTLSARLKAVAKLRPQQTVKPELPRNSEPRTGLSMGEHAAITALRWSVDRDAQDELALTSHQRLAAAYDRGFFDDLLTPYLGLTRDQNLRADTSLEKLARLKPVYGTENATMTAGNSTPLTDGASTVLLASEEWAAAHSLPVLAYFGDSETAAVDYVHGDEGLLMAPAYAVPRMLARNGLTLQDFDYYEIHEAFASQVLSTLAAWESPEFCKDRLGLDAPLGSIDRAKLNVNGSSLAAGHPFAATGGRIVASLAKQLAEKGSGRGLISICAAGGQGVVAILER encoded by the coding sequence GTGCCGAACGTGCGCCGTGTCGCCGTGCTGGGCGGGAACCGGATCCCGTTCGCCCGATCCAACAGCCGCTACGCCGAGGCGTCGAACCAGGACATGCTGACCGCCGCCCTGGACGGTCTGGTCGCCCGGTTCGGACTGTCCGGCGAGCAGCTCGGCGAGGTCGTCGCCGGTGCCGTTCTCAAACACTCGCGCGACTTCAACCTCACCCGGGAGACCGTTCTCGGGTCCCGGCTCGACCCGCGCACTCCGGCCTACGACATCCAGCAGGCCTGCGGCACCGGTCTGGAAGCCGCGATCCTGGTCGCCAACAAGATCGCGCTCGGCCAGATCGACTCCGGGGTGGCCGGTGGAGTCGACACCACCTCGGACGCGCCGTTGCAGCTCAACGAGGACATGCGCCGCGCCTTGCTGGAACTCGGCCGGGCCCGCACCCTCAGCGCCCGGCTCAAGGCGGTCGCCAAGCTCCGTCCGCAGCAGACGGTCAAGCCCGAGCTGCCGCGCAACTCCGAACCGCGCACCGGCCTGTCGATGGGCGAGCACGCGGCGATCACCGCCCTGCGCTGGAGTGTCGACCGCGACGCCCAGGACGAACTCGCGCTCACCTCACACCAGCGTCTTGCGGCGGCGTACGACCGCGGCTTCTTCGATGATCTTCTGACTCCCTATCTGGGACTGACCCGTGATCAGAACCTGCGCGCCGACACCAGTCTGGAGAAACTGGCCAGGCTGAAGCCGGTGTACGGCACGGAGAACGCCACCATGACGGCCGGCAACTCCACCCCGCTCACCGACGGCGCGTCCACGGTGCTGCTCGCCTCCGAAGAGTGGGCCGCCGCGCACTCGCTGCCGGTCCTGGCGTACTTCGGCGACTCGGAGACCGCTGCCGTCGACTACGTGCACGGCGACGAGGGCCTGCTGATGGCGCCGGCCTACGCGGTCCCCCGCATGCTCGCCCGCAACGGCCTCACGCTGCAGGACTTCGACTACTACGAGATCCACGAGGCGTTCGCGTCCCAGGTGCTGTCCACCCTGGCGGCGTGGGAGTCACCGGAGTTCTGCAAGGACAGACTGGGCCTGGACGCCCCGCTCGGCTCCATCGACCGCGCCAAGCTGAACGTCAACGGCTCGTCGCTGGCGGCCGGGCATCCGTTCGCCGCCACCGGCGGCCGCATCGTCGCGTCACTGGCCAAGCAACTCGCCGAGAAGGGCTCCGGTCGGGGCCTGATCAGCATCTGCGCCGCCGGTGGTCAGGGCGTGGTGGCCATCCTGGAGCGCTGA
- a CDS encoding endo-1,4-beta-xylanase, protein MRRSRAILTVLTSGALVAGTFAALSPSASAATTLGAAAAEKGRYFGTAVAAYKLSDSVYSGILNREFNSVTPENEMKWDATEPTQGTFTFTSADTIVNRAVSIGAKVRGHALAWHSQQPSWAQNLSGTALRNAMVNHVTQVTTHYRGKIDSWDVVNEAFADGSTGARRTSNLQSTGNDWIEVAFRTARAADPAAKLCYNDYNTDGQNAKSNAVYAMVSDFKARGVPIDCVGFQSHFNAASPLPSDYQANLQRFADLGVDVQITELDIEGSGTAQANSFAAATNACLAVTRCNGITVWGIRDTDSWRASGTPLLFDGNGNPKAAYTAVLNALGGTTSSPSPSQSASPSPSTSQPPGTKTCTATVSVNAWTGGFVATVKVTAGSAALTGWTTTVTLPTGAAVTNTWSATAAGSSGAVGFTNVGYNGTVAAGGSTEFGFQGTGNAPSTTTTCIAR, encoded by the coding sequence ATGAGACGATCCCGCGCGATCCTCACCGTCCTGACGAGCGGCGCCCTCGTGGCCGGCACGTTCGCCGCCCTCTCCCCCAGTGCCAGCGCCGCCACCACCCTGGGTGCGGCCGCCGCCGAGAAGGGCCGCTACTTCGGCACCGCGGTCGCCGCCTACAAACTGTCCGACTCGGTCTACTCCGGCATCCTCAACCGCGAGTTCAACTCGGTCACGCCTGAGAACGAGATGAAGTGGGACGCCACCGAACCCACCCAGGGCACGTTCACCTTCACCTCGGCCGACACCATCGTGAACCGGGCCGTCTCGATCGGCGCGAAGGTCCGCGGCCACGCCCTGGCCTGGCACTCGCAGCAGCCGTCCTGGGCGCAGAACCTCAGCGGCACCGCCCTGCGCAACGCCATGGTCAACCACGTCACCCAGGTCACCACCCACTACCGCGGCAAGATCGACTCGTGGGACGTGGTGAACGAGGCCTTCGCCGACGGCTCCACCGGCGCCCGCCGCACCTCCAACCTGCAGAGCACCGGAAACGACTGGATCGAAGTCGCCTTCCGCACCGCACGGGCCGCCGACCCGGCCGCCAAGCTCTGTTACAACGACTACAACACCGACGGGCAGAACGCCAAGAGCAACGCGGTGTACGCCATGGTCTCCGACTTCAAGGCCCGCGGCGTCCCGATCGACTGCGTCGGTTTCCAGTCCCACTTCAACGCCGCCTCCCCGCTCCCGTCGGACTACCAGGCCAACCTGCAGCGCTTCGCCGACCTGGGCGTCGACGTGCAGATCACCGAGTTGGACATCGAAGGCTCCGGCACCGCCCAGGCCAACAGTTTCGCCGCCGCCACCAACGCCTGCCTGGCGGTGACCCGCTGCAACGGCATCACCGTGTGGGGCATCCGCGACACCGATTCCTGGCGGGCCAGCGGCACCCCGCTGCTGTTCGACGGCAACGGCAACCCGAAGGCGGCGTACACAGCGGTCCTGAACGCCCTCGGCGGCACCACCTCATCACCGTCGCCCTCACAGTCCGCGTCGCCGTCCCCGTCCACCAGCCAGCCGCCCGGCACCAAGACCTGCACGGCCACCGTCTCGGTCAACGCGTGGACCGGCGGTTTCGTGGCCACGGTGAAGGTGACGGCCGGTTCCGCGGCCCTGACCGGCTGGACCACGACGGTCACCCTCCCGACCGGCGCAGCGGTGACCAACACGTGGAGCGCCACAGCGGCCGGCTCGTCCGGGGCCGTCGGCTTCACCAACGTCGGCTACAACGGCACGGTCGCAGCCGGCGGCTCCACCGAGTTCGGTTTCCAGGGCACCGGCAACGCCCCGTCCACCACGACCACCTGCATCGCCCGCTGA
- a CDS encoding HPr family phosphocarrier protein translates to MSESSEIAVVLPAALHARPAGEVVRAAAAFTATVEIRVGERSAPARSALRLMSLNAPAGTTVTVHADGDDAPGAAEAVAEVLRTAD, encoded by the coding sequence ATGTCGGAAAGTTCTGAGATCGCGGTCGTGCTGCCGGCGGCGCTGCACGCCCGGCCGGCCGGTGAGGTGGTCCGGGCCGCCGCGGCGTTCACGGCGACCGTCGAGATCCGGGTCGGCGAGCGGTCCGCTCCGGCGCGCAGCGCCCTGCGCCTGATGTCACTGAACGCCCCGGCCGGTACCACGGTCACCGTCCACGCCGACGGCGACGACGCTCCCGGAGCGGCCGAAGCGGTCGCCGAGGTGCTTCGTACCGCGGATTGA
- the dhaM gene encoding dihydroxyacetone kinase phosphoryl donor subunit DhaM, whose translation MSYVGIVLVSHSGSLASGLRDLLGQVAGDDVRVETAGGTEDGSLGTSFDLIAAAVARADTGAGVVILADLGSAVLTARAVLDDLPPGPLLVDAPFVEGAVAAAVIASTGADQTMVADAAREARDVGKF comes from the coding sequence ATGTCGTACGTGGGGATCGTGCTCGTGTCACACAGTGGATCGCTGGCCTCGGGGTTGCGTGATCTGCTCGGTCAGGTCGCGGGTGACGACGTGCGGGTGGAGACGGCCGGCGGCACCGAGGACGGCTCGCTCGGCACCAGTTTCGACCTGATCGCGGCGGCGGTCGCCCGCGCCGACACCGGGGCCGGAGTCGTGATCCTCGCCGACCTGGGCAGTGCCGTCCTCACCGCCCGCGCCGTTCTGGACGACCTGCCGCCCGGTCCGCTGCTGGTGGACGCGCCGTTCGTCGAGGGCGCGGTCGCCGCCGCCGTCATCGCGTCAACCGGTGCCGATCAGACCATGGTCGCCGACGCCGCCCGGGAGGCCCGTGATGTCGGAAAGTTCTGA
- the dhaK gene encoding dihydroxyacetone kinase subunit DhaK, whose product MKKFVNDPADVVAEALAGFAAAHPELRVDAAEQFVARADVPRPGKVALVSGGGSGHEPLHAGFVGAGMLDAACPGEIFTSPVPDQILAATKAVDGGAGVVHVVKNYTGDVMNFQMAAELAADEGITVETVLVDDDVAVLDSTWTAGRRGTGATLLVEKIAGALAEEGGKLAEVAAIGREVNTASASFAYALTAGTTPAAGRPGFDLPDDEIEAGVGIHGEPGRRREKLRPARDLVRSALDAILEAKPIARDDQVIVLVNGLGATPLIELYLVYGEVVTVLAERGVRISRRLVGNYVTSLDMAGLSITVTRVTGEMLRLWDAPVHTPGLRWGA is encoded by the coding sequence GTGAAGAAGTTCGTCAACGATCCCGCCGACGTGGTGGCCGAGGCCCTCGCCGGCTTTGCCGCCGCCCATCCGGAGCTGCGTGTCGACGCGGCCGAACAGTTCGTGGCCAGGGCGGACGTGCCCCGGCCGGGCAAGGTGGCGCTGGTCTCCGGCGGCGGTTCGGGGCATGAGCCGTTGCACGCCGGTTTTGTCGGCGCCGGGATGCTGGACGCGGCCTGTCCGGGCGAGATCTTCACCTCGCCGGTGCCGGACCAGATCCTGGCCGCGACGAAAGCGGTCGACGGTGGTGCGGGCGTGGTGCACGTGGTGAAGAACTACACCGGCGACGTGATGAACTTCCAGATGGCCGCCGAACTGGCCGCCGACGAGGGCATCACCGTGGAGACGGTGCTGGTCGACGACGACGTGGCGGTGCTGGACTCGACGTGGACCGCGGGCCGTCGCGGCACCGGCGCCACCCTGCTGGTGGAGAAGATCGCCGGAGCGCTGGCCGAGGAGGGTGGCAAACTGGCCGAGGTGGCGGCGATCGGGCGCGAGGTGAACACGGCGTCGGCGTCGTTCGCGTACGCGCTGACCGCCGGCACCACCCCGGCCGCCGGGCGCCCCGGTTTCGACCTGCCGGACGACGAGATCGAGGCGGGTGTCGGCATCCACGGCGAGCCGGGCCGCCGCCGGGAGAAACTGCGCCCGGCCCGCGACCTGGTCCGCTCCGCTCTGGACGCGATCCTCGAGGCCAAACCCATCGCCCGGGACGACCAGGTGATCGTGCTGGTCAACGGCCTCGGCGCGACCCCGCTGATCGAGCTGTACCTGGTCTACGGCGAGGTCGTCACGGTGTTGGCCGAGCGTGGGGTCCGGATCAGCCGCCGGCTGGTCGGCAACTACGTGACAAGCCTCGACATGGCCGGCCTGTCGATCACGGTGACCCGGGTGACCGGCGAGATGCTGCGACTGTGGGACGCCCCGGTGCACACGCCCGGCCTGCGGTGGGGCGCCTGA
- the dhaL gene encoding dihydroxyacetone kinase subunit DhaL, with protein MDVALATAWLRAAAAAVVDDTDELTRLDAAIGDGDHGVNMRRGFTAVTAVLDGTEFTGVGEVFVKAGGTLISKVGGASGPLYGSAFRAVGKALPPGAQVRPTDLVTALRAGLEAVRRLGGAVAGDKTLVDAFGPAVAAFEEAVLGGAGLPEAAAGAARAAGDGARNTVALTARKGRASYLGERSAGHQDPGATSTWLIFQALADVTAP; from the coding sequence GTGGACGTCGCCCTCGCCACGGCCTGGCTGCGGGCCGCCGCCGCTGCCGTCGTCGACGACACCGACGAACTGACGAGACTGGACGCCGCGATCGGCGACGGCGACCACGGTGTCAACATGCGGCGCGGGTTCACCGCGGTCACCGCGGTCCTGGACGGCACCGAGTTCACCGGCGTGGGCGAGGTGTTCGTCAAAGCCGGCGGCACCCTGATCTCGAAGGTGGGCGGCGCGTCCGGTCCGCTCTACGGCAGTGCCTTCCGGGCCGTCGGCAAGGCGCTGCCACCCGGTGCCCAGGTCCGGCCCACCGACCTGGTGACGGCGTTGCGTGCCGGGCTGGAGGCGGTGCGCCGCCTCGGCGGGGCGGTGGCCGGCGACAAGACGCTGGTGGACGCGTTCGGGCCGGCGGTGGCCGCCTTCGAGGAGGCGGTGCTCGGCGGGGCCGGGCTGCCCGAGGCGGCGGCCGGTGCGGCCCGGGCGGCCGGCGACGGGGCCCGGAACACCGTCGCCTTGACCGCGCGCAAGGGCCGGGCGTCCTACCTGGGCGAGCGCAGTGCCGGTCACCAGGACCCGGGCGCCACCTCGACGTGGCTGATCTTCCAGGCCCTGGCCGACGTGACGGCTCCCTGA
- a CDS encoding methyl-accepting chemotaxis protein: MGLSGVFDDRSLRTKIGAAAMTATVSGLIVGAVAISTVYDLNDHAAAVQRQSIAVQSAVGSFGRNIEAYVGGVSAVQLYPAIAKDIQAGMAVNQKAVETALADLKSALPGDAVVAKSEEDWAAFLDQLAVDVRGASPAELAKALDDYNTLHTALSDDQEALKEQTTAVVEARIVEAETSGRHAAYLVAGLLLVGMVLSLLIGFQVAGRVRETVRSVGRIAEGLAEGDLTRTSGVRSQDEIGRMAASLDQGMARLRDDIVHLAGSVGTLQDSAGRLSSVSGSVSAAATEASSQAGTVALAADAVSSNLQIVSAGSQEMGSAIRDISVSTSEATEVAAQAVRVAAETNAIVARLGSSSEEIFTVVKVITSIAEQTNLLALNATIEAARAGEVGKGFAVVAGEVKDLAQETAKATEDISQRVQAIQADTSGAVIAIGEISEIIERINGLQLTIASAVEEQTATTQEMNRTLTEAANGAGDIAATIGSVSSAARRTTETVGETRSAADDLSATAAQLQTVVSRFRY, translated from the coding sequence ATGGGGCTGAGTGGGGTTTTCGATGACCGGTCGCTGCGGACGAAGATCGGCGCCGCCGCGATGACCGCCACGGTGAGCGGTCTGATCGTCGGCGCGGTGGCGATCAGTACCGTCTACGACCTCAACGATCACGCCGCGGCGGTACAGCGGCAGTCGATCGCAGTCCAGTCCGCGGTCGGATCGTTCGGGCGCAACATCGAGGCGTACGTCGGCGGGGTGTCGGCGGTCCAGCTCTATCCGGCCATTGCCAAGGACATCCAGGCCGGGATGGCGGTCAACCAGAAAGCCGTGGAGACCGCGCTGGCCGATCTGAAGTCCGCCCTGCCCGGTGACGCGGTCGTCGCCAAGTCGGAGGAGGACTGGGCGGCGTTCCTGGACCAGCTGGCCGTCGACGTGCGCGGAGCCTCGCCTGCCGAACTGGCCAAGGCGCTGGACGACTACAACACCCTGCACACCGCGCTCAGCGACGACCAGGAGGCGCTGAAGGAGCAGACGACGGCTGTCGTCGAGGCGCGGATCGTCGAGGCCGAGACGTCCGGCCGGCACGCGGCGTACCTGGTGGCGGGCCTGTTGCTGGTGGGCATGGTGCTGAGTCTGCTGATCGGTTTCCAGGTGGCCGGGCGGGTGCGCGAGACGGTGCGGTCGGTGGGCCGGATCGCGGAAGGGCTGGCCGAGGGCGACCTGACCCGGACCTCCGGGGTGCGCAGTCAGGACGAGATCGGCCGGATGGCCGCCTCCCTGGACCAGGGGATGGCCCGGCTGCGGGACGACATCGTGCACCTGGCCGGGAGTGTCGGCACCCTGCAGGACTCGGCGGGCCGGCTCAGTTCGGTCTCCGGTTCGGTGAGCGCGGCCGCCACCGAGGCGTCCAGCCAGGCCGGCACGGTCGCGCTGGCCGCCGACGCGGTCTCCAGCAACCTGCAGATCGTCTCGGCCGGGTCGCAGGAGATGGGTTCGGCGATCCGCGACATCAGCGTCTCCACGTCGGAGGCGACCGAGGTGGCCGCGCAGGCGGTCCGGGTCGCGGCGGAGACCAACGCGATCGTGGCCCGGCTCGGTTCCTCCTCCGAGGAGATCTTCACCGTGGTCAAGGTGATCACCAGCATCGCCGAGCAGACGAACCTGCTGGCCCTGAACGCGACGATCGAGGCGGCTCGTGCCGGTGAGGTCGGCAAGGGTTTCGCGGTGGTGGCCGGCGAGGTCAAGGACCTGGCGCAGGAGACCGCGAAGGCGACCGAGGACATCTCCCAGCGGGTGCAGGCGATCCAGGCCGACACCAGCGGGGCGGTGATCGCGATCGGGGAGATCTCCGAGATCATCGAGCGGATCAACGGCCTGCAGCTGACCATCGCGTCGGCGGTGGAGGAGCAGACCGCGACGACGCAGGAGATGAACCGGACCCTGACCGAGGCCGCGAACGGGGCCGGGGACATCGCGGCGACCATCGGGTCGGTGTCGTCGGCGGCGCGGCGCACCACCGAGACCGTCGGCGAGACCCGGAGCGCGGCCGACGACCTGTCCGCGACCGCGGCCCAGCTCCAGACGGTGGTCTCCCGGTTCAGGTATTGA